One genomic window of Monodelphis domestica isolate mMonDom1 chromosome 1, mMonDom1.pri, whole genome shotgun sequence includes the following:
- the TP53RK gene encoding EKC/KEOPS complex subunit TP53RK isoform X2: protein MAAVPETGSEEGEAVAGTSGLTVPKKQEHEREREREREQELERERERSRDFLQSLELVKQGAEARVYRGRFLGRAAVIKERFPKRYRHPVLDMRLSRRRTVQEARALMRCRRAGISAPVVFFVDYASNCLYLEDIEESLTVRDYIQSIHITESDPEKLSLLARKMGQVLAQLHDEDVIHGDLTTSNMLLKLPVEQLNLVLIDFGLSFISALPEDKGVDLYVLEKAFLSTHPNTETMYQELLKSYSSESKKSGPVLKKLDEVRLRGRKRSMVG, encoded by the exons ATGGCGGCCGTCCCTGAGACCGGGAGCGAAGAGGGAGAAGCTGTGGCGGGGACTTCGGGCTTGACCGTCCCCAAGAAACAAGAGCATGAACGGGAGCGGGAAAGGGAACGGGAACAGGAGCTGGAACGGGAAAGGGAGAGGAGCAGAGACTTTCTGCAGAGCCTGGAGCTAGTGAAGCAGGGGGCCGAGGCGCGCGTGTACCGCGGCCGCTTTTTGGGCCGTGCGGCAGTGATTAAGGAGCGCTTCCCGAAGCGTTACCGGCACCCGGTCCTGGACATGCGACTGAGTCGGCGGCGTACGGTGCAAGAGGCCCGGGCCCTGATGCGTTGCCGCCGCGCTG GGATATCAGCACCAGTTGTCTTTTTTGTGGACTATGCTTCCAACTGCCTATACCTGGAAGATATTGAAGAATCCTTGACTGTCAGGGACTATATTCAATCAATTCACATAACCGaaagtgatcctgaaaaactctCCCTTTTAGCAAGAAAGATGGGACAGGTTCTGGCACAATTACACGATGAAGATGTTATTCATGGAGATCTGACCACCTCAAACATGCTCCTGAAGCTGCCTGTTGAACAGCTGAACCTGGTACTTATAGACTTTGGGCTCAGCTTTATTTCTGCCCTTCCAGAAGATAAAGGTGTAGACCTCTATGTCCTAGAAAAGGCCTTTCTCAGTACACATCCCAACACAGAGACAATGTACCAGGAACTTCTAAAAAGTTACTCATCAGAATCCAAAAAGTCAGGCCCTGTGCTAAAAAAGTTAGATGAGGTACGACTAAGAGGAAGGAAGCGGTCTATGGTTggatag
- the TP53RK gene encoding EKC/KEOPS complex subunit TP53RK isoform X1 produces the protein MAAVPETGSEEGEAVAGTSGLTVPKKQEHEREREREREQELERERERSRDFLQSLELVKQGAEARVYRGRFLGRAAVIKERFPKRYRHPVLDMRLSRRRTVQEARALMRCRRAGISAPVVFFVDYASNCLYLEDIEESLTVRDYIQSIHITESDPEKLSLLARKMGQVLAQLHDEDVIHGDLTTSNMLLKLPVEQLNLVLIDFGLSFISALPEDKGVDLYVLEKAFLSTHPNTETMYQELLKSYSSESKKSGPVLKKLDERSSVSEILQGLQG, from the exons ATGGCGGCCGTCCCTGAGACCGGGAGCGAAGAGGGAGAAGCTGTGGCGGGGACTTCGGGCTTGACCGTCCCCAAGAAACAAGAGCATGAACGGGAGCGGGAAAGGGAACGGGAACAGGAGCTGGAACGGGAAAGGGAGAGGAGCAGAGACTTTCTGCAGAGCCTGGAGCTAGTGAAGCAGGGGGCCGAGGCGCGCGTGTACCGCGGCCGCTTTTTGGGCCGTGCGGCAGTGATTAAGGAGCGCTTCCCGAAGCGTTACCGGCACCCGGTCCTGGACATGCGACTGAGTCGGCGGCGTACGGTGCAAGAGGCCCGGGCCCTGATGCGTTGCCGCCGCGCTG GGATATCAGCACCAGTTGTCTTTTTTGTGGACTATGCTTCCAACTGCCTATACCTGGAAGATATTGAAGAATCCTTGACTGTCAGGGACTATATTCAATCAATTCACATAACCGaaagtgatcctgaaaaactctCCCTTTTAGCAAGAAAGATGGGACAGGTTCTGGCACAATTACACGATGAAGATGTTATTCATGGAGATCTGACCACCTCAAACATGCTCCTGAAGCTGCCTGTTGAACAGCTGAACCTGGTACTTATAGACTTTGGGCTCAGCTTTATTTCTGCCCTTCCAGAAGATAAAGGTGTAGACCTCTATGTCCTAGAAAAGGCCTTTCTCAGTACACATCCCAACACAGAGACAATGTACCAGGAACTTCTAAAAAGTTACTCATCAGAATCCAAAAAGTCAGGCCCTGTGCTAAAAAAGTTAGATGAG CGTAGCAGTGTATCTGAAATCCTTCAAGGACTGCAAGGATGA
- the TP53RK gene encoding EKC/KEOPS complex subunit TP53RK isoform X3 — MAAVPETGSEEGEAVAGTSGLTVPKKQEHEREREREREQELERERERSRDFLQSLELVKQGAEARVYRGRFLGRAAVIKERFPKRYRHPVLDMRLSRRRTVQEARALMRCRRAGISAPVVFFVDYASNCLYLEDIEESLTVRDYIQSIHITESDPEKLSLLARKMGQVLAQLHDEDVIHGDLTTSNMLLKLPVEQLNLRSSVSEILQGLQG, encoded by the exons ATGGCGGCCGTCCCTGAGACCGGGAGCGAAGAGGGAGAAGCTGTGGCGGGGACTTCGGGCTTGACCGTCCCCAAGAAACAAGAGCATGAACGGGAGCGGGAAAGGGAACGGGAACAGGAGCTGGAACGGGAAAGGGAGAGGAGCAGAGACTTTCTGCAGAGCCTGGAGCTAGTGAAGCAGGGGGCCGAGGCGCGCGTGTACCGCGGCCGCTTTTTGGGCCGTGCGGCAGTGATTAAGGAGCGCTTCCCGAAGCGTTACCGGCACCCGGTCCTGGACATGCGACTGAGTCGGCGGCGTACGGTGCAAGAGGCCCGGGCCCTGATGCGTTGCCGCCGCGCTG GGATATCAGCACCAGTTGTCTTTTTTGTGGACTATGCTTCCAACTGCCTATACCTGGAAGATATTGAAGAATCCTTGACTGTCAGGGACTATATTCAATCAATTCACATAACCGaaagtgatcctgaaaaactctCCCTTTTAGCAAGAAAGATGGGACAGGTTCTGGCACAATTACACGATGAAGATGTTATTCATGGAGATCTGACCACCTCAAACATGCTCCTGAAGCTGCCTGTTGAACAGCTGAACCTG CGTAGCAGTGTATCTGAAATCCTTCAAGGACTGCAAGGATGA